A stretch of DNA from Archocentrus centrarchus isolate MPI-CPG fArcCen1 unplaced genomic scaffold, fArcCen1 scaffold_53_ctg1, whole genome shotgun sequence:
AATTCTCTGAGTGATGCACCTGTTTTTACCAGATGAGATGTTTCTTTCAGTGTCCAGTTGCTTGCTACCTTGTTTATAGTCCAGTGTTGTGGCAAAAAGTTATCACCTGCCAAAATGTTCAGTTCAGTcaagtttggttttatttatattgggccaaatcacaacagtcgcctcaaggcactctCTACTGTacggtaaagacccaacaataaggactgcttcacacacacacagattgtgACTTATTTGGACACAAGGACTtcgaaacattcacagggacggtactggactacattaagctCTATATCGGAAATGcaactgttagcaaaaacatccaggTTTTCCCTAACAGAGCTCTATATaatgctgctcgagctgacctgaaaagaggaattaaaaaagccaaggtggactacaggaggaaaatagagtCCCACCTGTCCAGTAATAGCATacaggaggtgtggcagggcattcagaacatcacaaacacttcagaggctgtgatgtgacagcaggagacctgagtgcgtcactagcagaggaaccaTTTTTTGCTCACTTTGAGACACGACAGGACCACTCATCCCAAGCAGTCATCACCCCTGTAGAAAGGGTCAGGCTTCATAGGGTAGTCAAGACAACACAAAGAATCATTgtctgccctctcccctccttgatggacatctacacctcccgctgcctcagcgagcaggaacatcatcaaggacagctcacaccctggcttgaactgtttgacctgctgccctctggcaggtgcTCTGGCtacacttttttgtttcttaaagaCGTCTCACcgctcatctgaaaggcttcttcagttctcaaaccaaaaggtggagagacccaggtattcaAACCCCAgtgggtgtagtcccctggaggtggttgtgaccctctattattcatgtgcataatcacatgcatgtgaaaggaggtgtgggtcattacaatcagcgGTTTAGGTGAAACCAGTTTGGGACTTTGCTCCATTATTttaagtgacctattgaggtcaccggaacaaaggtgtgaatgggggttgagatgGGGAGGGACTTCAGGACAGCATTATAAGTGGGGGAAatttggtgatgtaatccacctgCAATGATGCTGTTCaaagtggacatagatggcttcttcttcttttttcttgtagaCCTCATTAGCATTGTTATCACTAGTATTGTTGTTCTGGTTTAGTGAGGACTCTGTCTGATTGGTTCTTCACCCGCTTCTCTTGGTTGTCATTGCTCTTGGTGTCTTCCTGTTTGATTCCAGATGGTCTGTGTACAGATTCTGAATTGTACctctttgtttgcagtttttgaAATTTACAGACTTTTCTTTCCTTGCCTTTAATATGTTTGATATCTTGTGccagctgggctttgtccacaaacatAGAAACTTCTTCTACAATGATtggaggtaagagtgatgagagtgtcTGCTgggtctggtggattttgttctggagtgcatctatggtgaaatgtacgtgtcttatcctttcacacAAAAgctggttctgtgctctccatagttTTGTTCAGCCCTATGTctttttactgtggacccaaagtgcaccagtctggactgtctgcatctcaagctGAAACagaggtggttcctgtagtccgctaacTGCCTTGATTCTCTTTCATACAGACAGACATGCACTGCACAATTCTGAATAAGGCTTTACATTATCCTCTGATTCTTCAGACTTTGTGTGCAATTTGCAGTTAGGATGATGTCAGGTGAGGTGAAGTTTTAGGTAGTAGCTTGTATTTGCCACTAGGGGGCACTGTCATTAGAGTGGTCACAGAGGCTGAGTGGAAGTAGAGATAAGAGGAAGTCACACACTTTGTTTCATTGTAGATTAATGCCTCAGCTGTTGGtcatgtattgtttgtttttcagttttttacaaaaatgtttcatcattaattcacatttctcttttttcatgAGTGTTTCTAAATCTGGGGAATCAACAAAGTGTTAAAAGGAGTTGCAGTTTAGTTGCTCATTAGAGTAACACTCTCGGTGTAatttaaaggacaaaaaaaaaaatcagactcaACGACAGCATAAATACATaatagaattttttattttattttttccacaaatccAGCTGCAGGTCTGTCTCCTGAGGAAATGCTCTCCTCATATACatgggtgaaaaaaaataacaaactagtAAAACAAACATGACTTCAAATACTAACACACCTCTGTGGAAACTGGTGGATCCACCAGAAACACCACCGACTCCAGTAATTCAGATTAAAGCTGCTCTGTCTGGTTCAGTTTTCTGTCCCTGTGCTGACTGCTCATTGTGCCCTAACAaatacagactgaaaaaaaatgaataaaacacatGCAGTACAAATACATGTTAAAACATtattcacaaaagaaaaaacatttacaaacagcagaaaagaacAGAAGCTGCACCATGAAGATCTTTGTGTAATTAAACTTCTAAACAGGTGAAACAGCAGCTCTTAAAATCCTGTTGAAACTGAAGCTCCCTGAATCAGTTTCAGCATCTGAAAGTGaaacttcatatttttttattgtgctgaATCAGAGGGAAATGTGACCGCGTCCACACACTTTATAAACTCCCTGAGACGTCTTTGAGCAGCAGCTTCAGGAGCACAAAAACACCTCAGATTTCATTTCACACAATTGTTTGCTCAGCAGTATTTAAAGCCTGATTTTAGCTCCTTTTTTTTGCATGaaagattaaataaatgttacaaaaataagaaTTTGCTATGAGAATgcaataacagaaaaataacattCAGACTGTGCTAGTGACCCAAAGAAAGGGCAACAGGTACACTGATGACCAATAGAATACATTTAGTTGTAAAATGTAGTGTTCATAAAATCATCTATAAGGTAATAAAATAACTGTACGAACACAGAAACAGATCTGGGTTCATAATTATTAATGAATGAGAACATTTTCTGGTATGATGAGCAGTGAGATCAGATAATCACAGGAAAACCAGATGTGAGTGTTGCTGCCAAATTCCACTTTCACTCCATCTCACATCATTTAATTTTAACTGTGAACTCTGAGCTTCAGTTACTGTGAATGTTGAACTGGCTGCTGGGAACCTGGAACAGCAGCAGGACTCACAGTTCAGTTATGAAGCTGCTGGAAGCATTTAAAGAACCTGATCTGCAGGACACCGATAATTCGACTTTAATAGATTTAGACATTTTCCGATGGAGATACAACAAGCAATAACAAAAACACGAAGAACACAAAACAGCACAGAAGAAATTATCATAGTGACCATCATGCTAACAAAAATTCCAACAAAATCACTCTtcttccctccatcctctgtggTTCCACCTgttggacctgcaggtagaaacaggtgtgaggtgtcagctgtcaggtaggtgatgagtgaagaacagaacagaatccatttcctcttcaaactgctgtcagacattatctactgcactctgatcacatcactcagaccagctgctttctacaaagtctcatcaacaacatctttagaatcaaacatcaacaaccaggaagcagcttcacctcaaaCTCACCTGGTTCTTCAACTGTCAGGTTGGTGCTGCTCATAAGCTGAGGGTCCTCTTTGTCATATCCAGCATAACATTCATATATTCCAGCATCATTCATGGAGAGATTTTTGATAATCACAGAGAGGTCTCCATCTTTCATCTGTGGATCTCTGAGCTGCACTCGACCTTTAAAAGATGGAAGCTGAAATATTTCATAACTGAGATTCTCTCTGATGTACAACACATAAAGCTGCTTGTCAGGTTCTTCCAGCTCTGACTGCAGGTCAGGATTCCTCCACATCAACATGCTGACAGCAGCACCTGTGGAGCTGTAGCACTGCAGAGTGGCATTTTCTCCACTTTTGACTGTTTCCTGTTTATTAACTTTAAAAGaacgggagagagagaaaaaaaatagaacaatTATAAAATAACATTAAGCCAATGATTCAAAAACTATATTCACCTtaaactgtcatggtcctgggctgtgttctcagcattttctgttttattcatgtaggtatatatataaaaatacgtgtgtgtgtgtgtgtgtgtgtgtgtgtgtgtgtgtgtgtgtgtgtgtgtatatacagtatacatatatatatatgtacacatagacgtatacatacatacattctcATGTCTTACCTGTACAGTCCAGAGGTCCCAGCAAACAGGAGAAGAGCAGCACGGATAAAGCTGATTTTAGCATCCTTCTTTCCTTCTACAGCACTTTCTTTGCTGTATCTCTTTATTTTGGGCAGCAGATTAAGGCTGACACGCCTGATACAGACCTGTCGACTCCGTGGAGCTtccaaagtgcagatgttttaAAACCCTGCTCCGAAACCTGGTTGAAAACACCTACTGTAGATCACATGACGGTGGGAATGCGAGGTTTTGTCGCGTTTGACCCCTGCTGTTCACAGGTAGCAGAGGCGCCACCAcccctatttatttattttttttaatttaaatgtcattttggGCTGGGCCTTTTAATTGTTGAACTAatgcatgtttgtattttttctctATTTATTACAAGCGACACACGCACGTATGTGGAGCGATCATTCAGTgggacagctgactgtgagcGCGGAACATCCTCCCTTTGTTTCTGTGCGcgctcacagtcagctgtttattttcagAGACCTGAACTTCTCAGAGTCCGACCTGTATCGATCCTCCTCAGTGTCCTCCTCACTCATGCTGGTTTCCACGATCGCCGCAGAGGCGCAAAACCAAATAATTGAACTGAGCTCCCACGGAACAACTTACCGGAGACATTAATGTTCACGTTTTTCATTGCAGAACTCACGTGCaggcaggtgaggcagtgcctcccctgtcatcatgacaagtaaaatattaacaatgatcagagaaaatacatttgaccatGTGACTCTTCTATAAAACTGTTCTATAAAACTATTTTATGAATTATTTCAATATTTTCATGGTCAAAATCGCGGAATTTACGCATCACCTGTTCAAACATATCGAAGAAATGCGGGTTGagccagtgcagtgctgtggctcacctctggtggcgctgtgaCACATACAATTAATGAAGCAGGCGTTTggcgcatgcccattgctgtcttTCTTTATATCgcaatatacatgtttgattacgcatgtgctgcacatgctgatgttccacagtctgtctaatatactgaatgaatgtgtgtgacatgtttaatCTTTGTGATTGGTCAAAAAATGCACggtgaaaatacacagaaagTACCGTGTTTCACCGATAGAGGGCAGTGCTGCGGTAGTGCTTCAAATAAAGGTAAgatattaaatgtgtttatctaaaaagagagccccccccccccccccccccccccccccccccccccccgcaaaaaAATAGTTTGACCTTATAtttagatgttttgtttttcttgccatcattgttgatcagtatggagttgattaaagcataattaatcattagcaaaatttaaattgaaatataagcttctactttgggttcatatatgtgaacatCCGACTCCAGacgagtcagtgcctcaccGTCACAAACATCATCGCAGGTTACTGGTATGTTTGCATTCTTCGGTTCAGTTCCTGTACGCTGAGGCTTTCTCCAGTGGGTGAGAGCTTTGTCATATTTTAGCCTGATCTGAATGATCTGTAAAGGCCACATGCAGCAAATCCTGGATGAAGCACCATGTGAACGCACTGAAGCCTGACAGTTCATCACTCACTCCTGAAGTCAGTATGAAAGCTTTAACAACATCACTGGTGTCAGAGAGATCAGGTCCTccattttagttatttattatattaatagtAAAGACAACTGATCTGATCACAGCTCGAACCAACAGAAGATAATTAGGCTGAAAAGAAGGCAGAAGATTTCAGAATCCATGCTCACTGATGTAATCAGCCATCATCTGATTCCTGTTCAGTCTGAGTGGGAGGGGTGTCTGCCaagaaaatgcatgaaatgtGTGAGCTGTGGCTGTTTGAcatgaagacagagagaggagttcATCATCAGTGGATGACTCAGAGTGTTAcctgtggctctgcttctataTAAAGACACCATGAGGAGAGTGGAGATGAAGTAAGGAGAGAACACCACCAGGTGGAGGACAAGTCTGAATGCAAGCttgaagaaggaggaggagtcagGGGGTAGAGCTGTGGTGGTGGGTGGAGCTGTGGTTGTAGgtttacctgcagagagaacCGCACCTGTTCAGGTGAACACAGATGACATAAGAGGTGAAATCAGAGTCAATttcctcacctgtgacagtgatccagctggatggagactctccatgaccgctgatgtcacacttgtagaggccttcatcagacctggaaacatgctggatggtcatgtgacctgtagtctgcttcctgatgagggagccatctttatagaaagcagctgggaggttggagggagtggtctttgtttgacagagcagagtgacgtcatctccctccatcacagggaggacaggactctgcaggatcactgatccacctcaaca
This window harbors:
- the LOC115777430 gene encoding low affinity immunoglobulin gamma Fc region receptor III-like; translated protein: MKRKLPATNLTPKYPHYLCNSTCLTSVLVSVLICTTNQARLTVSPSSSQFFEGDFVSLSCEEDDSSAGWTLRRNTSKVQRAQCGDGFGKPARSSCTISYVFPLDSGVYWCESREGAISNMVNLTVSGGSVILQSPVLPVMEGDDVTLLCQTKTTPSNLPAAFYKDGSLIRKQTTGHMTIQHVSRSDEGLYKCDISGHGESPSSWITVTGKPTTTAPPTTTALPPDSSSFFKLAFRLVLHLVVFSPYFISTLLMVSLYRSRATGNTLSHPLMMNSSLCLHVKQPQLTHFMHFLGRHPSHSD
- the LOC115777418 gene encoding uncharacterized protein LOC115777418 — translated: MLKSALSVLLFSCLLGPLDCTVNKQETVKSGENATLQCYSSTGAAVSMLMWRNPDLQSELEEPDKQLYVLYIRENLSYEIFQLPSFKGRVQLRDPQMKDGDLSVIIKNLSMNDAGIYECYAGYDKEDPQLMSSTNLTVEEPGPTGGTTEDGGKKSDFVGIFVSMMVTMIISSVLFCVLRVFVIACCISIGKCLNLLKSNYRCPADQVL